In Triticum aestivum cultivar Chinese Spring chromosome 5B, IWGSC CS RefSeq v2.1, whole genome shotgun sequence, the following proteins share a genomic window:
- the LOC123116749 gene encoding uncharacterized protein, protein MTAIRSLVSSSSSSREGNAILAANVSSAGDCSPIMSVIRALIGASSLSVLGSFSIYQGSAYASRELVPVYQGSAYGFRELVPASYRSFHPCKVLPASLTSNRNSSLMLVNILLGAWFGGYVLASTDGQPGSIILENLKEKLKLIEAEITDLERMIEESEDSELVTLLKEKIDRLKDQKENLETLIEDILQVEEQLRKIREEATSDKEEAKRKLAIIGRKMMEKESSQETSHGVNS, encoded by the exons ATGACCGCCATCCGCTccctcgtgagctcctcttcctcgtCAAGGGAGGGCAACGCCATCTTGGCCGCGAATGTCTCCTCTGCAGGCGATTGCTCCCCCATCATGAGCGTCATCCGCGCCCTTATTGGTGCCTCTTCATTGTCTGTGCTGGG GTCCTTCTCAATCTACCAAGGGAGTGCATATGCATCAAGGGAACTTGTACCAGTCTATCAGGGGAGTGCTTACGGCTTCCGAGAGCTTGTACCTGCTTCATACCGTAGCTTTCACCCTTGCAAG GTTCTTCCTGCGTCTCTGACATCAAACAGGAATTCTTCCCTCATGCTTGTAAACATTCTACTCGGTGCTTGGTTTGGAGGATATGTCTTGGCTTCAACCGATGGTCAACCTG GTTCTATCATCTTGGAAAATCTCAAGGAAAAGCTTAAACTCATCGAAGCAGAGATTACGGATCTTGAAAGAATGATTGAAGAGTCCGAAG ATTCTGAGCTGGTTACCTTGTTAAAAGAGAAGATCGATCGACTCAAAGATCAGAAAGAGAACCTTGAGACTCTTATAGAGGATATTCTTCAAGTCGAGGAACAGCTGCGCAAGATTCGTGAGGAAGCAACCTCCGACAAAGAAGAAGCAAAGCGTAAGTTAGCAATCATTGGAAGAAAAATGATGGAAAAAGAGAGCTCCCAAGAAACAAGCCATGGCGTAAACTCTTAG